A single window of Crassostrea angulata isolate pt1a10 chromosome 8, ASM2561291v2, whole genome shotgun sequence DNA harbors:
- the LOC128161188 gene encoding uncharacterized protein LOC128161188, protein MAEEVNMENFEEKITFGVDLVEAALKQLRIINTIENDNRFCDDKFIQRAVQRYEKYWLPLAAENKDKILPAPLDVEWVWHCHLLTPVNYDETCREMFGQAIDHKLFSSAEREKEISVAKILWKDKYPDVPFDVEEIPEEVSEFESKITYDLPGAAKRQRGFNYQVSLPHFKDRKYLEDAVRRYKKMLYLKLKNPGEFLVPCYDMDLVWHSHQLHPSVYKQDTEKVLGKIFNHDDSVVDRNLGSKLNKADEKTRNLWKETFNENFSKAGAMFRGDPPYDSLTPPTKEEVRAFSTKIASINFDYVEIEGLPDELRKFKIKIHLMANEREGPQVGALRGPNRKWDKKKKLNFTFDTKSYNSIKLTLLEIHKPLCVSTSEQLGQCVFQMLEHVENAPIENETEISEILTVDEERQIRIQIKASLKLTAKIGPCLLFLKNGNYDNRICIMPEHVKQMWGPIPLPRLPTGKDNQCIVATHKFLNHNGDLTFTCRVIHSLPLLLSAIQVFYHDKMAAVGHVISTDQLPLSSELVEPKNCPAIVPLSGQRSILIKNKEGDWGIITGQWTGFRRGKGGLPGNKQNKGRRGVPGSPGTLSIRFFKCIRNNWDELALPYLTNVFKFHLHDVDVDLEHGVIQIVSETNEIAENLTLAFSVALLHVLCQPRPLTPEGTGATANSGTPIRGSKEIKHIPSEDLGLVVAAGYTEKTPNNQYIYRKHGAEGASGSKTDQNGVGYMYAIDPVDVIESAAEETPATENHTDPTDEIRPATETAAENGDHQTDIPDTAGCGGCGGCGGCGGSCGSCGACGGCGG, encoded by the exons ATGGCGGAAGAAGTTAATATGGAAAATTTCGAAGAGAAAATAACCTTCGGAGTTGATTTGGTCGAGGCTGCTTTGAAACAACTGAGGATTATAAACACTATAGAAAACGACAACCGATTTTGTGATGACAAGTTTATACAACGCGCAGTGCAAAGGTACGAAAAATACTGGCTCCCTCTAGCGGCCGAAAACAAGGATAAGATTTTGCCAGCGCCACTGGACGTTGAATGGGTGTGGCACTGCCATTTACTTACGCCCGTGAACTACGACGAGACTTGTCGTGAAATGTTCGGTCAAGCGATCGATCATAAACTCTTCTCCAGCGctgaaagagaaaaagaaatttcaGTTGCCAAGATCCTGTGGAAGGACAAGTATCCGGATGTTCCGTTTGACGTGGAGGAAATTCCGGAAGAAGTTTCTGAGTTTGAAAGTAAGATAACGTACGACCTTCCAGGTGCTGCTAAACGACAGCGAGGTTTTAATTACCAGGTGTCTTTGCCACATTTTAAAGACAGAAAATATCTTGAGGACGCCGTCAGGCGATACAAGAAAATGCTTTACTTGAAACTGAAGAACCCGGGGGAATTTTTGGTTCCATGTTACGACATGGACCTCGTTTGGCACTCGCATCAACTTCATCCGAGTGTTTACAAACAGGACACAGAAAAAGTTCTTGGGAAAATCTTCAACCATGATGACTCCGTCGTTGATAGAAATCTAGGATCAAAGCTGAACAAAGCCGACGAGAAAACGCGGAATCTTTGGAAAGAAACCTTCAATGAGAATTTTTCGAAGGCAGGAGCTATGTTCCGGGGGGATCCGCCCTACGACTCTTTGACACCTCCGACTAAAGAAGAAGTCCGGGCATTCTCGACCAAGATTGCAAGCATTAACTTCGATTACGTAGAAATAGAGGGATTACCCGATGAACTGagaaagtttaaaattaaaatccacTTGATGGCGAATGAGAGGGAAGGCCCACAGGTCGGGGCGCTTAGGGGACCAAACAGGAAGTGGGACAAGAAGAAAAAACTCAATTTCACttttgacacaaaatcataCAATAGCATTAAATTGACCCTCCTTGAAATTCACAAACCTCTCTGCGTTTCGACTTCAGAGCAACTTGGTCAGTGTGTGTTTCAAATGTTGGAACACGTGGAAAACGCACCTATCGAAAACGAGACTGAAATTTCGGAGATATTGACAGTAGATGAGGAACGGCAGATTCGTATACAAATAAAGGCAAGCTTAAAACTTACGGCAAAAATCGGACCCTGTTTACTTTTCCTGAAAAACGGGAATTACGATAATAGAATCTGCATCATGCCTGAACATGTAAAGCAAATGTGGGGACCAATTCCGTTACCAAGGTTACCGACAGGAAAAGACAACCAATGCATTGTTGCAACACACAA atttctGAATCATAATGGGGATTTGACCTTTACTTGTCGTGTGATACACAGCCTTCCTCTCCTATTGTCCGCCATTCAAGTGTTCTACCACGACAAAATGGCGGCTGTGGGTCACGTGATCAGCACAGATCAACTTCCGCTGTCCTCAGAA CTAGTCGAGCCAAAGAACTGCCCCGCAATAGTCCCTCTGTCTGGACAGAGATCAATTCTGATTAAGAACAAGGAGGGAGACTGGGGCATCATAACGGGACAATGGACGGGATTCCGAAGGGGCAAAGGGGGCCTACCAG GAAATAAGCAAAATAAAGGGAGAAGAGGGGTCCCCGGAAGCCCTGGAACACTAAGCATCCGGTTTTTCAAGTGCATCCGGAATAACTGGGATGAGCTTGCTTTGCCCTACcttacaaatgtgtttaaatttCATCTTCATGACGTCGATGTTGACCTGGAGCATGGCGTCATTCAAATTGTCTCAGAAACAAATGAGATTGCGGAAAACTTGACTCTGGCATTTAGCGTAGCTCTGTTGCATGTGCTTTGCCAGCCGCGACCTTTAACCCCGGAAGGAACAGGCGCCACGGCAAATTCGGGAACTCCAATCAGGGGGTCTAAGGAGATTAAACATATACCATCGGAAGACCTCGGACTTGTAGTTGCAGCCGGATACACAGAAAAAACGCCAAATAACCAGTATATATACAGAAAACATGGCGCCGAGGGAGCTTCCGGATCTAAAACGGACCAAAATGGCGTGGGATACATGTACGCCATTGATCCTGTGGACGTCATTGAGTCTGCAGCAGAGGAGACTCCGGCGACTGAAAATCATACTGACCCGACAGACGAAATTCGACCTGCTACGGAAACTGCTGCCGAAAACGGAGACCACCAGACGGATATTCCAGACACGGCCGGATGTGGCGGTTGCGGAGGATGTGGAGGTTGTGGGGGTTCGTGTGGGAGCTGCGGTGCCTGTGGTGGCTGCGGTGGTTAA
- the LOC128161163 gene encoding C-C chemokine receptor type 8-like, with amino-acid sequence MAFTNSDRNALDDDDKNRTVLLGINNTTSGINTTFPEYDPEQQTEKLPLNSSLLSVCILVAALGITGNIVTMVKIVYDSKLHTPTFAAIGHLAFVNFLALIVLTVHLILVVWVIKIKNLWTQLTVVFISDTLYLSSACHVLLLLSVRYLITVHPLQSRRRLTVKAVSLCSMTVWPVSVLFGAIKSYFFYVHKQTGSHFMMLINSITYIIFLLLVCFITFALHVWKIRAIQTSRSATKRIQTRMNLVVTAIITVFAMFQIFAIAKSLYIYKGYCSKSKYVGVYTFFHLSMILSGYLTFSLNPYIFFFLSFFRSCTMKKKLSAPESTEIPTLDMRSPIRLIKMVNHFSETNRKQYVCK; translated from the coding sequence ATGGCTTTCACAAATTCAGATCGCAACGCTTTAGATGATGATGATAAAAACCGCACTGTTTTACTTGGAATCAACAATACAACCTCTGGAATAAATACAACTTTCCCCGAGTACGATCCGGAGCAACAAACAGAGAAATTGCCACTAAACAGTTCTTTATTGTCCGTTTGTATCCTTGTAGCAGCCTTGGGCATCACTGGGAATATCGTAACAATGGTTAAAATCGTGTACGATTCCAAATTACACACACCAACGTTTGCTGCAATCGGGCACCTCGCGTTTGTAAACTTCTTGGCACTTATTGTTCTCACCGTTCATTTAATTCTGGTCGTGTGggtaatcaaaatcaaaaacttGTGGACACAGTTGACCGTCGTGTTTATAAGCGATACATTATACTTAAGCTCTGCCTGTCACGTGTTGTTACTGTTGTCCGTGAGATATTTGATCACAGTCCATCCTTTACAGAGCAGACGACGTTTAACGGTAAAAGCAGTGTCTTTGTGCTCTATGACAGTGTGGCCTGTAAGCGTCCTGTTCGGAGCCatcaaatcatattttttctatgtCCATAAACAAACCGGAAGCCATTTCATGATGCTTATCAATAGCATCACCTATATTATCTTTTTGcttttagtttgttttattacatttgCTTTGCATGTTTGGAAAATCAGAGCTATACAAACATCTCGCTCTGCTACAAAACGAATACAAACGAGAATGAATCTTGTTGTAACAGCAATTATAACCGTTTTTGCGATGTTTCAGATTTTTGCTATTGCAAAATCCCTTTACATTTACAAAGGTTATTGCTCTAAATCTAAATATGTTGGAGTGTATACCTTTTTTCACTTAAGTATGATTCTGTCTGGATATTTGACGTTTTCTCTAAATCCGTACATATTcttttttctgtcattttttcGGTCTTGTACAATGAAGAAGAAATTAAGTGCCCCGGAGTCAACGGAAATTCCAACATTAGATATGCGTAGCCCTATAAGGTTAATCAAAATGGTAAACCATTTTTCTGAAACCAACCGTAAACAATATGTATGTAAATGA